In the genome of Capra hircus breed San Clemente chromosome 5, ASM170441v1, whole genome shotgun sequence, one region contains:
- the SPIC gene encoding transcription factor Spi-C codes for MACAEQDKLGQAFEDAFEVLRQHSTGDFQYSSDYKNYLAFINHRSHIRGNSNSYGVQPAEEPIYNWRTVINSAADLYFEGNIHQSLENVPENQLVQPVILQQKGGKGRKKLRLFEYLHESLCNPEMASCIQWIDQTKGIFQFVSKNKEKLAQLWGKRKGNRKTMTYQKMARALRNYGRTGEIIKIRRKLTYQFSEAILQRLSAPYFLEKEIFYSQYVQPDQGYLSLNNWNANYNYTYANYHELSHPDC; via the exons ATG GCTTGTGCTGAACAAGACAAGCTGGGTCAAGCATTTGAAGATGCTTTTGAAGTACTGAGGCAGCATTCAACTGGAGACTTTCAGTACTCCTCAG aTTACAAAAATTACCTGGCTTTTATCAACCACCGTTCTCATATCAGAGGAAATTCCAACAGCTATGGTGTGCAGCCTGCAGAGGAACCCATCTATAATTGGAGAACAGTCATA AACAGTGCTGCGGACCTCTATTTTGAAGGAAATATTCATCAATCTCTGGAGAACGTCCCCGAAAACCAGCTGGTACAACCTGTTATTCTCCAGCAAAAGGGAGGAAAAG gCAGGAAGAAGCTCCGACTGTTTGAATACCTTCATGAATCCCTATGTAATCCAGAGATGGCATCTTGTATTCAGTGGATAGATCAAACCAAAGGAATCTTTCAGTTTgtatcaaaaaacaaagaaaaacttgcCCAActctggggaaaaagaaaaggcaaccggAAGACCATGACTTACCAGAAAATGGCCAGAGCATTGAGGAATTATGGAAGAACTGGGGAAATCATCAAAATCCGGAGAAAGCTAACTTACCAGTTCAGTGAGGCCATTCTCCAAAGACTGTCTGCACCTTACTTCTTGGAAAAAGAGATCTTCTATTCACAGTATGTTCAACCTGATCAAGGATATCTCAGTTTAAATAACTGGAATGCAAATTATAATTATACATATGCCAATTACCATGAGCTGAGTCACCCTGATTGCTAA